In Pontibacillus halophilus JSM 076056 = DSM 19796, the genomic stretch GAGATGAATGTAGTAAGCGTAATAATTTTGAGCAGAGTAAATTTTCCACAATTGTTGAGAATAAAGATGCGAAATTGAGCATTCGAAAATACGCTCAAATGCTGCGTTCACATACACGAGCTCCCAATCCTTATTAATGATAGCTAACCCGTAAGGAATGTTTTCCAATACATCTGAGAATCTAGGGAAAATATGAGAAATATCATTTTTTTCGGTTTTGGAGGTTTTAAACGTTTGTAGGTTGGGTATCAGATTGTGTATGTCTAATTGGAATGTCTTCTCTTCCGGCAGGAAATCAGCCATTTCAAGTTGCTGGTTGGAAGAACCAATCCATTTCGTATGCACATCCTCTGTTGATAACACTTCAAATAAACAGGCAACGAATCGACTTGAAAGATACACCAGATGGCATTTCGCCCAAGCAAGCGATTGATCTCTCCGCACAATTCGTAACCTTAGCTCCCTTGGCTCCCCTGCTCGTACTTGTGTGAGGGCATCGTTCAAGGTCAGACGGTCTTTCTTATGTAGGAAAGTAAGCCAATCCGGTAAACTCATTTCCCACTCATTTTCTTCTATCACGTTCCTCATTGGCACATTCATATAGACACGATCACTTCCAATATTCAGAACGCTTAGACATAACCCTGCAACGTTAGAAAGCTCAAAGAAGTCATCGACAGAAACGAGTGATTGAATTTTTTCTAAGGGCATCACATATATAACCTCTTTCCTGCTATTGATGAATCGACCTACTCTGTCTGCTTTCCGCTCTGTACTTCTATTCTATACGATTTCTAACAACATTTGTATTTAATTGCTAAATTTTCTGACTTAACGACAAAATTTTACGCAATTTTCAACAGTTCTATGTCAAAATGGTACTGATTTCATTTAATTTAAGGAACCATGTAGAAATGTTCCGCTCCTACATAAGTTATTCTTGTGTAGATTCTGAAGGAGGCCATACGAATGATCCACCCACTCTCAACAACAAAAGCACCAGCAGCAATTGGACCTTATTCTCAAGCAACAGATGTAGGTTCTCTCGTATTTATTTCAGGGCAGATTCCCTTAGACCCGGAAACAATGACGATTGTCTCTAACGACGTTGTAGAACAAACGAAACAGGTCATGGAGAATCTTAGCGCCATCTTGCAAGAAGCCAATTTAACCTTTCAGCACGTCGCCAAAATGACCATCTACTTAGACTCTATGGATGATTTCCAAACCGTCAATGAAGTTTATGCTAGTTACCTATCCGAACCCTACCCAGCTCGAGCTGCGATTGAAATTAGTAGACTTCCAAAGGATGCAAAGGTAGAGATTGAAGCCATTGCGGTGAAAGAATAGAGCGTAACAGCGTGCAACCCTCCTATACTACAGAAAAGAGCGTAGAATCTAGCTAGATTCTACGCTCTACTATTAATCCTCATCGTTTACATCCATACTCTCTGGGATTGGCTCATTTAAGTACTCTTGTATCATTTGCCGGTACTTGTCCATCTGTTCGAAATAGGAAGTAAACTGGTTGCTATTGATTAAATATCGTTGACCATCATGGATGGTTCTGATCTTGTTCCGAAGGATGAGCGACTGAATATAAGTAACAGGCAACTCGAGATATTCAGCCGTCTCTTCTATTGTTCTGTACATGATGCATTCACCTGCTTCAATGGAGTTCGTTCTCCTAGTGTACCATGTTCATACTATTTCGTGTTTGAATCCATGTGGGGGAAACCTAAGTCTGTATCCACCTTTCCAGTAAATGATGATAACGGATAGGTATTCCCGCTTAACCAAGATTCAAAATCTAACTCATAAGGTTCTTTATTCTCCCCAATGGCAAACCATGCGGTTAACTTCTTTGGAAAGTATAGAGAAGTATGTATGGTCCCCGCCCAGTTGCGATATTGCTTCGAGAAAACCCCTTGGTCTTCATCATTCAACAAGCGAAAGGCATCTGCAGCATTTGTAAGCTGTGGACGAGCTTCTTTCATTCGTCCTAGACGTCGGTAGGAATCGTCCAAATAATTCCGATTCTCTCCCTGCATGCGTTCAAAATGGTTGGTGCATGCTCCATCTTGTCGAACTTCAACGCCTCTAGGTGACGTTTCGATGATGTACGTCTCTCCACTCGAATCAAACACAATGTAGCTGAAAGAATGACGATGAGGGATTTCCTTTAACATGCTGACCGCTTCATCTACATTGGCGCAACTTTCTAATACGAGTCTTCCAATCATGCAG encodes the following:
- a CDS encoding RidA family protein, whose protein sequence is MIHPLSTTKAPAAIGPYSQATDVGSLVFISGQIPLDPETMTIVSNDVVEQTKQVMENLSAILQEANLTFQHVAKMTIYLDSMDDFQTVNEVYASYLSEPYPARAAIEISRLPKDAKVEIEAIAVKE
- a CDS encoding excisionase family DNA-binding protein: MYRTIEETAEYLELPVTYIQSLILRNKIRTIHDGQRYLINSNQFTSYFEQMDKYRQMIQEYLNEPIPESMDVNDED
- a CDS encoding C45 family autoproteolytic acyltransferase/hydolase, whose amino-acid sequence is MKEVYSKIVQFRGSHYDFGYAQGVEMRDSLLVQNREKQWKLRKPRFSVEEREVQEAITRFAPGVWDELIGLRDALGWSMERVLMEFGGYRLDYVKSGCSILTGEDYLVRNYDYHPKTYEGRFVLYQPTDQGYAIMGPSQRVTGRMDGMNEKGLAIGYNFMHRKKPGIGFICCMIGRLVLESCANVDEAVSMLKEIPHRHSFSYIVFDSSGETYIIETSPRGVEVRQDGACTNHFERMQGENRNYLDDSYRRLGRMKEARPQLTNAADAFRLLNDEDQGVFSKQYRNWAGTIHTSLYFPKKLTAWFAIGENKEPYELDFESWLSGNTYPLSSFTGKVDTDLGFPHMDSNTK